Part of the Methylorubrum populi genome is shown below.
CCAGCAGGTCGGATGGCTGCACGACACGATCGAGGATACGGGAACCGAGGCGGACGACCTTCTCGACGCTGGTTTCGATCCGGCTGTCGTGCAGGCCGTCCAACTGCTCACCCGACCGCCGGGCAAGCCGTACCTCGAATGCGTCGCCGGCATCATCGCCAGCGGCGATCGGCTCGCGATGATCGTGAAGCTCTCCGACAACGAGGACAACCTCGACCCGGCGCGGGCCCTACCGAATGCGTCTCCAGATCACGCCCTGCGCTACCAGCGATCAGCGGAGATGCTGCGCGCCGCGCTCGCCCCGACACCATCCACCACCACCGCACGAGGCCGAGATGCGTAGCGCCAGCACCGACCGCCGGGCGCACGAGCCCTCTTCATCCAGCAGGAGCCAAGTCATGCCGCCGACCGATCCCGTCCGGAGGGTCGTCCGCTTCCCCGACGTCGCCCGCGAACTCGGTGTCTCGCCGACCACGCTCCGCCAGATCTGCAAGAGGGGCGAAGGGCCGCCCCTACTTCGTCTCAGCGAGCGGTGCTTCGGCGTCCGGCGGGGCGATCTTGATGCTTGGATCGAGACCCGCAAGGTGGGCGGCCCATAGGTCGAGGGCCGCCCGCTTCTCCGGGTTGTAGAGGGCGTAATTGTAGACGCCCGCGACCCCGGCCTTTGTGCCCGAGATGTGGTTCAGCACGGCCTCGACGACGTGCGGCAGCACCCCGAGGTTTCCCATGCCGGTGGCGGCGGTCCTGCGCAGGTCGTGCAGCCGCCAGCCGGTGACCCCCGACGCCTTGTCGAGCGCAGCCTTCGCCCGGGTGAAGCCCTGGAAGCCGCCGACCCCGCTCCCGAACACGAGATCCCGCCCGACGATCGCGGGCGCGCCCGCCAGGATCGAGAGCGCGGCGTAGGACAGCGGCACGTCGTGCGGGAGGCTGTTCTTCGTCCGCTCCTCTGGCAGGTGCCAGATCCCGGCCGCGAGATCGACCTCCGCCCACGCCATCTCCGCGACTTCGTCCCGCCGCTGCGCGGTCAGCAGCAGCAGCCGGACGATGCGGCCGAAATCGCCCTCCGGTAGCGCCTTCAGGATGGCCGCGATTTCCTCCGGCCGAAGCACGCGCTGCCGGCGCTCTTCCTTGATCGGCTTGCGGGTGCCGACGACCGGGTTCGCCTCGGCTGCACCTTCCGCGATCAGCCACGTGAAGAAGGAGGAG
Proteins encoded:
- a CDS encoding phosphohydrolase — translated: MKATVSPAAEAFARRVHAGQVDKGGAPYTGHLGRVAARARAHAEAMGLPIQHAKWCQQVGWLHDTIEDTGTEADDLLDAGFDPAVVQAVQLLTRPPGKPYLECVAGIIASGDRLAMIVKLSDNEDNLDPARALPNASPDHALRYQRSAEMLRAALAPTPSTTTARGRDA
- a CDS encoding helix-turn-helix domain-containing protein, which translates into the protein MPPTDPVRRVVRFPDVARELGVSPTTLRQICKRGEGPPLLRLSERCFGVRRGDLDAWIETRKVGGP
- a CDS encoding tyrosine-type recombinase/integrase → MRLTNQSAAALKVPEGKAYVIVFDEDLAGFGMRANAGGSRVWVVQYRNATGQTKRETLGKVGVLSATDARRAAAERLARVRLGADPSAEREAERKRAAVTVATKIPAYLEALAPRVRAKGLGESTYYLQKAWAPLHKTPVDGVTRAQVAERLGEIAKGSGPHAANRARTTLSSFFTWLIAEGAAEANPVVGTRKPIKEERRQRVLRPEEIAAILKALPEGDFGRIVRLLLLTAQRRDEVAEMAWAEVDLAAGIWHLPEERTKNSLPHDVPLSYAALSILAGAPAIVGRDLVFGSGVGGFQGFTRAKAALDKASGVTGWRLHDLRRTAATGMGNLGVLPHVVEAVLNHISGTKAGVAGVYNYALYNPEKRAALDLWAAHLAGLDPSIKIAPPDAEAPLAETK